From the genome of Spartobacteria bacterium:
TTCGATCATGGCCAAGCCGATCAGCATGGTCACTGTGATTTTACCGGAAGCCTCGGGATTACGCGCGGTGCCTTCGCAAGCAGCCTTCAATCCAAGTCCCTGACCAATACCACAACCAGCAGCGGCCAGAGCCATGCCCAGAGCCGCAGCCAAGGAAATGGTGGATACTACCTCGGGAGCGGCTTCGGCGGCAAAAGCGCAAGAAGCAACAGCAACCAAGGCAACCGTGGCCAGAACAGACAGAATTCCTTTACGCATGATTCAAAATCCTCCTAAAACGATAATGTTAGTGGTCGAAAAGACCATTTCCCCCAAATTAATGAGCTTCTTCAAAAGCGCCTTTCAGATACAGCATGGACAGCATGAAGAAGACGAAGGCCTGAATGACATCAGCCAGCAGAAAAAGAAAGTACATTGGAATAGTTGATACGACCGGCGCCAGCATAAAAAGCAACGCCAGGACAATGTCCTCACCACGGATATTACCAAACAGACGCAAGGACAGTGACAGCATGCGTGCAAAATGGCCGATTACTTCAATGGGAAACATGAGTGGCGCCATCCACGTAACAGGCCCCATGAAATGATGGATATAATGCTTCCCGTGAAGCTTGAATCCCCAATATTGATAATACACGAAAACAAATACCGCCATCGACGCGGTGGTATTGATATTCGCTGTCGGGGCGTCGCCACCGGGAATCATGCCCCCGATATTGCAGCACAGGATATAAATGAACAAGGTTGCCAGCACAGGGAAAACCTTACGTCCATCCTCACCCATGTTTGCAACCACAAAATCTTCCAGGGAGCCGATCAAAAACTCAAAAAAGTTTTGCAGACCCTTGGGCACCAAAGAAAGCCTTTTTGTCGCCATGACCGCCAAGACTATCAAAATAATCATGAACGTCCACGAATACAAAACATTCGTTGGTATCAAGGCGTGGCCATGCGCATCGACGAGACCAATGGCTTTGACCGCTTCTTCCACCAAAAAAATAGGATGTAAACCTCCTGCCATCTTCAAGCCTCCTTAGATTTTTTCCCCAAAAGTTGTGACATTCCCCAAAGCAAAATATTGATCAAAACGGTGGACAGGCCAACAAGCAGCGCGGGCACCGATGACTTCGCGTAAGAAATGAGCAAAAAAAGAACACCAGCCGTAATTATCAATCGACAATAAAAACTAAACAACTGGACAGAAACCGCGCCTTTGTGGAGATAAACAAGCTCTTGGATTATCCGCGCCAAAGCCAAAAAGTTAACTGTTGCCAAGACGACGCCCGCAAAATAATCAAATCCAAGGCGACCAAACGGCAGGGCAAACATTGAAACGATTAAAATTCCTACCTGTTGCACAGCCATTTTTCTGGCCTCGGCAACGTGAAAACCCCGCCGATATAAAAACCGTTCAATCTTTGTCTTTAAAATCTTGAGCATCCGCCTCTGCTTCTTTCTTCTGGATCCGCTGGAGCTCGCGGAACATGTTCTTGTACCCGGCGATAATGCCAAAAATCAAAAAAATTAATGTCAACCACGGCTTGGTCCCCAAATAGGCATCCAAATAATAACCCGCTCCCAAGCCAACGATAACTCCTGACACAAGATGGATTCCCATCATGGATGCCAGTCCAAGGGACTCGAAATGCTTATTTTTTTTCTTGTTAAAGAGCATGCCTTTTCCCGTAAAAATCATCCATGGCGGGATGTTCGTGCAATAAATCACAAATCGAGCTCGGAGCTACCACACCGTTTATCTCCCCGTCAATCAAAGTTTTCGCGACAAATGGCCAGATGTCGCGTCGCACCCACAAAAATTACCATAACATATTGAAGTTTTATCACAATCCTGCGTATTGCCGAAGAAAACTTGCCAGGTTTCATCAATCGCACTATGCCGTCCACTCATTCTTTTAACCTTGGAATCGATTAGGCTAACCATGACAAAAGCTTCTTCTCTTAAAGCTCGAGACCTTAAATTACAACCCGATGCCCGTGCAGCCCTGCGTGCGGAGAGCCGGGCTGAGTTGTCCACGACCTGCCTTTTCCAGCCCCGGGCCCGCAAAGCGTTGGAACTCTGTCTGGCCATTTCTGGACTTGAATACAATATTTATGTTGCCGGCGAGCCAGGCCTTGGCCGGACCTATATGGTCCAAAACTTCCTGCTGCCCAAAGCCCAGGTCGCCTCCACTCCTCCGGATCTTGTCTATCTCCATAATTTTAAAAATCCTGAAAGACCCAGCCTTCTTTCCCTGCCTGCTGGACGCGGCGCATCGTTGAAACATCTCCTACAGCGTGCCGTGAAACGCCTCCGCCGCGATCTTCCGCGACATTTCGAACAATCCAGCTATCTTCGCTTGCAAAATCGACTTTTCACGAAACTGGCCGGCGTCCGGGATGACTTGGTCGGAGAGATGGAGGAAGCCGCCAGCAAACGCGGTTTCAGCCTTAGTATTGATGAAACAGGGACTGTATCCCTCACTCCACTCATGGATGGCAAGGTTCTTACCACCGAAGAATTCGAACGCCTTGATGTTGCTCTAAAAAAAGACATCAAGGACCAAAGCAGCGCGGTGCTGGATACGATTTCTCGTCTCTCCCGTCTGGTGCAAA
Proteins encoded in this window:
- a CDS encoding ATP synthase subunit I — encoded protein: MLKILKTKIERFLYRRGFHVAEARKMAVQQVGILIVSMFALPFGRLGFDYFAGVVLATVNFLALARIIQELVYLHKGAVSVQLFSFYCRLIITAGVLFLLISYAKSSVPALLVGLSTVLINILLWGMSQLLGKKSKEA
- the atpE gene encoding ATP synthase F0 subunit C, with protein sequence MRKGILSVLATVALVAVASCAFAAEAAPEVVSTISLAAALGMALAAAGCGIGQGLGLKAACEGTARNPEASGKITVTMLIGLAMIESLAIYALVVNLILLFANPFVG
- the atpB gene encoding ATP synthase F0 subunit A, with the protein product MAGGLHPIFLVEEAVKAIGLVDAHGHALIPTNVLYSWTFMIILIVLAVMATKRLSLVPKGLQNFFEFLIGSLEDFVVANMGEDGRKVFPVLATLFIYILCCNIGGMIPGGDAPTANINTTASMAVFVFVYYQYWGFKLHGKHYIHHFMGPVTWMAPLMFPIEVIGHFARMLSLSLRLFGNIRGEDIVLALLFMLAPVVSTIPMYFLFLLADVIQAFVFFMLSMLYLKGAFEEAH
- a CDS encoding AtpZ/AtpI family protein, coding for MLFNKKKNKHFESLGLASMMGIHLVSGVIVGLGAGYYLDAYLGTKPWLTLIFLIFGIIAGYKNMFRELQRIQKKEAEADAQDFKDKD